The Bacillus sp. F19 DNA segment AAAGCTGTTTTTTCATCCTTTTCCCTGTTTTCGATTGATTCTCAATAAATGAAGGAACCATTCTTTGTAATAAAATAAAAAACGCTATTTTTCCTCTCAGAAAAATAGCGTTTTTTCTATCGCTTATATACTTAACATCTCATACAGTGATTTGCGCATATGTAAAAAAACAGATTAAAAAATTTGAGCAGTTGATGAAAGGAGCAGGTATTATGGAATCGCCGCTATCAAAGAGATCCATTCTTAAAAACAAAAGCGGCCTGTGGTTTAATAATCTGAAAGTGCTCAAATATTCTTAGCCGCATGACTTTTAATTACACTATTTGATGGCTGCAGAACCAGAATCATATTGCTCTATTAATACCCAGTATAGTACCCAGCAGGTGCATATGATTGCCAATAAGGCTGATGTGGATAATTTTGATGACAGGTGTGTTTTGTATTTCCTGCACGTTCTTGTCCGCAGTTTTTATAAGGACCAATATATGTAAGACGTTTATATAATTGCTGCTGTCCTTTTTAAATAAGGTGCTTTTATTTACGTCAAACGTGTATTGAACGGATGGAGAAGTATAATCCATATATGAAACCATATCCTTTCGCTTCACCTCTTTGATTGGATTGTCAATTTAGGTGTATTGTATTCTCGGTAAATCCAATAGGTGAATATCATGAAATATCGAAACTTTATCTGTAATGGAGCAAAAAAATCCGCAATCTGCGGATTTTTTTCATTACTGTATCTTTTTTACATCATCAATTATTTCATCATAATCTACATTTTCTACTCCGTCATAGTCTTTCATGACCTTGCCGTTCTGATCAATCAAATAAAACAATGTTCCGTGAATGACTTGATTCTGTCCTTCAGGCTTTTGAACGATCGTTTTAAAGCTGCTTTTTGCAAAGTTGTCGATTTCCTTTTGAGAATACCCGGTCAGGAAATCCCAATTTTCAAGTGAAAGAGGATATCTGCCTGCAAATTCCTTTAATTTCTCTGGGGTGTCCACTTCAGGGTCAACACTGAATGAGACGAGCCGCACATCTAATCCAGCTTCTTTCAACTGCTTCTGCAATTCTGTCATATGCGCCGTCATTGGCGGACAAACCGTATCACAGCTTGTAAAAATGAAATTTGCTACCCAGATTTCCCCTTTTAGATCATTCAAACCGACTGGCTTTCCATCCTGATTTATGTAGGAAAAATCAGCAATTTCATAATTAAGAGCTCCTTTTATACCGCTGGAACCGCATCCTGATAAGAGAGTAATAGTAAGTAAAAGTAATAGTATATAGTGTTTTT contains these protein-coding regions:
- a CDS encoding SCO family protein, whose protein sequence is MKKHYILLLLLTITLLSGCGSSGIKGALNYEIADFSYINQDGKPVGLNDLKGEIWVANFIFTSCDTVCPPMTAHMTELQKQLKEAGLDVRLVSFSVDPEVDTPEKLKEFAGRYPLSLENWDFLTGYSQKEIDNFAKSSFKTIVQKPEGQNQVIHGTLFYLIDQNGKVMKDYDGVENVDYDEIIDDVKKIQ